In Flavobacterium sp. GSB-24, the genomic window GTCAGGCCAGAATTATGTGTGTGTTTTATTGGTGGTTATTGCAACTTTGAGTTATGCAATCAATGTGAATTTGATTAAAAAATATTTACACGATTTGAATTCCATAAGCATTACAACTGGGAATTTTGCGGTTCTGTTTCTGCCAGCATTAATTATTTTAAGCACAACTGATATCAGCCAAAAAATACATTTGGCAGAGACCCAGCACTCGATATTTTTTATAATGATTCTGGGTGTTTTAGGAACTGGAATTGCGAATATCCTTTTCTTTAAATTGATTCAAATGTCATCGCCGGTTTTTGCAACATCGGTAACTTATTTAATTCCGATAGTCGCTTTTTTCTGGGGATTATTAGATAACGAAATGCTGACTCCGATTCAGTTTTTCGGAGCATTTATTATTTTAATTGGCGTTTATTTATCGGCTAAAAAGTGATTTTTTGAATTATGAATTATGAGTTATGAGTGAAAAGTTATTTGTAAAATGTATTGAAGTTTAGTCTGTCACTCTGAGCGAAGTCGAAGAGCGTAAATGGCTTCAACTCCGCTCAGCTTGACAAACGTGATGAATAAAAAAAAGCTTTGTCAAAGTTTCTAACTTTGACAAAGCCCTTAAAAAATCTTATAACCTAAGTGACTTAGTAGCTCAAAACCTTTGTTCCTTTGAGCCTTTATAGCTTTGAACCTCTACTACAAAAAATCTGCTTCAGAAACTCCTTCGTTAATTTTGATATCAGACATTTTAATGTCTAATTCAAAACCAACATTTTGGACTAAATTATAAGGAACTTTAACTCCTTTTACTTCTCTGTAATCGTTAAAATTAGTGATTTGCGCTGCTGATTTACCGCCTTGTTCACGAATTTTAGATTCTGCCGTTTTTAAACCTGATTTAACATCATAGTAATAAGTTGTTTGCCCGTCTTTAATTACATAAGCATCACTTCCGTTGATTGGTTCAATTCCTTCTACTTTTAAATCAGTTCTTTTTACGAGCTGTAATTCTTCAAAAGGAGCTGCATTAGCTTTCATGTCGGCTAAATCTTTGCCTTCCAGATTTTTTCTTTGTCCTTGTTGTTCAACATAAGCGCCTTTTTCGTTTACAACTTGTTTCATTAAATTAATGGTTCCCATTGAAAGCGAAACCATCATTTTTCCTTTTGAATCTAATTTTGAAATAAAAGTCAATGGAGTAGGAGCTTGCGGAATAGTCGTAGAACCATTCATAAAAAGTGTTTTTACAGAAGTAACAGCTTTTTCTCCTCCAATTGCTTTAATGTAATTTTCAAAAACTGTTTTTGCTGTTATGTCTTTTGGAGCTTCTTTTTTTACAGAAGGTTTTTCGATTGGAGTTCCAAATCTATCATAATAGAAAATCGGAATTTGTAATTTTTCTAAACTCGAAATTACATCAGATCCTTTTCCAACAATTACAATACGCATATTGTCTAATAAGAAATATTTGTTTGCAACGCGATAAATATCGTCAGCTGTAACGTTATTGATTGTTTGGATATATTTTTCATAGAAATCAGCTGGAAGTTTTTCTGTTTCAATGTTTAAAGCATAACGGGCAACAGCCTGCGGTTTTTCAACCTGCATTACAAATCTTCCTATATATCCCGCTTTTACATTTCTTAATACTTCTGGATCAACTCTTTCAGAACGTATTCTTTTTATTTCTTTAATAAATTGAACAACAGCGCTGTCTGTAACGGTGTTTCTAACTGCAGACGATGCTTTGAATTTAGTCACATATTTTCCGCTTCCAATACTTGAGTTTGCTCCGTACGTCCAAGCGTGCTGCTCGCGTAAATTCATGTTCAAATAACTGTTGAAATCACCTCCTAAAATTTGATTTGCAATAACAGCAGGGAAAAAATCTGGATCGCTCATTCTTAAATTAAGAGTGTTAACTAGTGAGATTTCAGATTGAACAGCATTTGGAACATCTACAAAATCAATTTGTAGTTTTGAAGGATTTACAGGATCAGGGTAATTGTTTTTTGGAGCGTTTTGTTTTTTCCATCCGCTAAACAATTTTTCTACCGCTGCTTTTGTTTCTTTGAATTTGACATCTCCAATAACAACTAAATAAGCATTTTCTGGAACAAAATATGTACTGTAGTTGTTCTGAACATCTGCAAGAGTTACATTTTTTACAGTTTCTTCAGAAAGATATTCTCCTGTCGGATGATTTTTTCCAAAGGCTAAAACATCAACAACTCGGTTAGAAATTGCAGGGACACTTTTTTCGTCAGCTTTAAGACCTTCAAGTAGTTTTGCTTTTTCTTTATCAAATTCTGCCTGAGTAAAATTGGGTTGTAATGCACCTTCGGCCAAAAGCTCTAAAACGCGTCCAGAATATTTTGATAATGAGCTTGCATAAGCACCTTGCGAAGTAAAGTTTATACTTGCTCCGTAAAAGTCAATTTCTTCATTAAAAGCTTCTTTTGTTGTTTTTTTAGTCCCGTTTCCGATTAAACTGCTTGTTAATTCATCAACTCCTTTTTTATTACCTTCAGTAAATGGCGCATTATCTAGAGTAAGCGTAAAACTTACCCGAGGTAATTTATGGTTTTCAACTATCAAAACTTTCATGCCATTTGCTAAAACAAAGGTTTGCGGTTTTTTGATATTGACTACTGGCGCATTGCCTGGTTTGGGTTGTGGACGATCTTGTGCTTGCATAATTCCAGTTAGGAATAAAAGGATTAAAAAAGTATATATTTTTTTCATGATTCGATATTCTTAGTTTTGAGATTTAGGGGTAGGAATATAATCTAGAATTAAGCGTTGATTTGGATTTAAATATTTCTTGGCAACCTCTCTAATTTCTTCTCTCGTAATAGAATGGTAAATGTCGATTTCAGTATTAATTAAATTCACATCGCCATAAAGCAAATAATAAGAAGCAAGATTTTCTGCAATTCCTTCTACGCTAGAATTTGCATTTACATAGTTATTATCGAATTTGTTTTGTAATTTTTCATAATCTTTTTCAGAAATAAGATCGGTTTGAATTTTTACAATTTCCTCGTCCATTTCTTTTAAGATATCTGCAGTTGTATTTGGAGCCATTGGTAAACCGTACAAAATATACATTCCATAATCTTCCTGACTAAATCCTACAGCGCCAATCTGTAAAGCCATCTTTTTGTCATCAACAATCTTCTTGTACAATTTAGAGCTTTTTCCGTCACTTAGATAAGAAGAAATTAAGTCTAAAACTCGAGCATCTCTAGTTTTCATCGAAGGCGTTCTGTAAGAAGCAACAATCATCGGAATCTGAATGTTCGGGTCTTCATAAGTAGCTTTAATTGGCTGTGTAATTGGGTCTTCGATATAAGTTTGCTTTTTAACTTCTTCTCCTCTTGGAATTGGTCCAAAATATTTCTGAATCCATTCTTTTGTTTTTGTTTTATCAAAATCTCCAGCAACAACCAAAACGGCATTATTTGGTGTGTAGAATTTTTTATTAAAAGCCTGAAATTCTTCTAGAGTTGCGGCGTCTAGATCTTGCATAGATCCAATAGTTGTCCATTTGTAAGGATGTTTTTTGAACATGTTCTTTTTAACCTCAGGCAGAATGTTCCCATACGGCTGATTGTCGTAACGCATTCTTTTTTCTTCTTTTACAACTTCGTTCTG contains:
- a CDS encoding DMT family transporter, yielding MDTKQLKWIYLLILSLIWGSSFILIKRGLVGLTAIQVGSFRIIFAALFLLIIGFNSLKKISRRQWKFVAVTSLFGTFMPAYLFAIAETQVDSSIVAILNSLTPLNTLVLGIIAFGIQFQKRQVLGVFVGLVGCLLLVLTGDSAQSGQNYVCVLLVVIATLSYAINVNLIKKYLHDLNSISITTGNFAVLFLPALIILSTTDISQKIHLAETQHSIFFIMILGVLGTGIANILFFKLIQMSSPVFATSVTYLIPIVAFFWGLLDNEMLTPIQFFGAFIILIGVYLSAKK
- a CDS encoding pitrilysin family protein produces the protein MKKIYTFLILLFLTGIMQAQDRPQPKPGNAPVVNIKKPQTFVLANGMKVLIVENHKLPRVSFTLTLDNAPFTEGNKKGVDELTSSLIGNGTKKTTKEAFNEEIDFYGASINFTSQGAYASSLSKYSGRVLELLAEGALQPNFTQAEFDKEKAKLLEGLKADEKSVPAISNRVVDVLAFGKNHPTGEYLSEETVKNVTLADVQNNYSTYFVPENAYLVVIGDVKFKETKAAVEKLFSGWKKQNAPKNNYPDPVNPSKLQIDFVDVPNAVQSEISLVNTLNLRMSDPDFFPAVIANQILGGDFNSYLNMNLREQHAWTYGANSSIGSGKYVTKFKASSAVRNTVTDSAVVQFIKEIKRIRSERVDPEVLRNVKAGYIGRFVMQVEKPQAVARYALNIETEKLPADFYEKYIQTINNVTADDIYRVANKYFLLDNMRIVIVGKGSDVISSLEKLQIPIFYYDRFGTPIEKPSVKKEAPKDITAKTVFENYIKAIGGEKAVTSVKTLFMNGSTTIPQAPTPLTFISKLDSKGKMMVSLSMGTINLMKQVVNEKGAYVEQQGQRKNLEGKDLADMKANAAPFEELQLVKRTDLKVEGIEPINGSDAYVIKDGQTTYYYDVKSGLKTAESKIREQGGKSAAQITNFNDYREVKGVKVPYNLVQNVGFELDIKMSDIKINEGVSEADFL
- a CDS encoding pitrilysin family protein encodes the protein MKKSIMMLSAALMLGGVAHAQKVAFEEYNLDNGLHVILHNDPSAPVVITSVMYHVGSKDERPDRTGFAHFFEHLLFEGTQNIKRGEWMKIVTANGGVNNANTSDDRTYYYEVFPSNSLELGLWMESERLMHPIINKIGVETQNEVVKEEKRMRYDNQPYGNILPEVKKNMFKKHPYKWTTIGSMQDLDAATLEEFQAFNKKFYTPNNAVLVVAGDFDKTKTKEWIQKYFGPIPRGEEVKKQTYIEDPITQPIKATYEDPNIQIPMIVASYRTPSMKTRDARVLDLISSYLSDGKSSKLYKKIVDDKKMALQIGAVGFSQEDYGMYILYGLPMAPNTTADILKEMDEEIVKIQTDLISEKDYEKLQNKFDNNYVNANSSVEGIAENLASYYLLYGDVNLINTEIDIYHSITREEIREVAKKYLNPNQRLILDYIPTPKSQN